A genomic region of Alnus glutinosa chromosome 11, dhAlnGlut1.1, whole genome shotgun sequence contains the following coding sequences:
- the LOC133881457 gene encoding uncharacterized protein At1g10890 isoform X1, protein MARDLSRSRSPSYRRRYSPSPVGHRYSRRSRRDRSRSPYSSYSYSRRKSRSISPRHRRSRSPPRRHKSRSPTPRNHKRQRSRSSSLSPIRKSSSSSLGSIERKNASEKLRIEEEEKKRRQQEAELKLIEEETTKRVEEAIRREVEVSMHSEEIKLEVQRRLEEGRKRLHDEVAAQLEKEKESAIIEARQKEERAWKEKEELERMLEENRRRIEEAQRREALEQQRREEERYRELEELQRQKEEAMRRKKQQEEEERLNQIKLLGKNKSRPKLSFAFGSK, encoded by the exons ATGGCTCGGGATTTGTCACGGTCGAGATCACCTTCGTATAGGCGCAGGTATTCTCCATCTCCTGTGGGACATAGGTATAGCAGGAGAAGTCGAAGAGACAGAAGTCGGTCACCGTATTCATCCTATTCTTATAGCAG ACGGAAAAGTCGTTCTATTTCCCCAAGACACCGCAGAAGTCGTTCACCTCCAAGACGTCATAAAAGTCGTTCTCCAACTCCAAGAAATCATAAGAGGCAAAGGAGTAGGAGTTCCTCCTTGTCTCCTATTCGTAAATCTTCAAGTTCAAGTCTTGGGTCAATAGAACGCAAAAATGCAAGTGAAAAATtgagaatagaagaagaagagaagaaaag GCGACAACAGGAAGCAGAATTGAAATTGATAGAAGAAGAGACTACGAAAAGAGTGGAAGAAGCAATTCGTAGGGAAGTCGAAGTGAGCATGCACTCTGAGGAGATTAAGCTGGAAGTACAGAGGCGGTTGGAGGAGGGACGGAAGAGACTTCATGATGAAGTTGCAGCTCAActtgagaaagaaaaggaatctGCTATTATTGAGGCAAGGCAAAAGGAG GAAAGGGCttggaaagagaaagaagagctGGAAAGGATGCTGGAGGAGAACCGGAGGAGGATAGAAGAAGCCCAGAGAAGGGAAGCTCTAGAGCAGCAGCGGCGAGAGGAGGAACGGTACCGGGAGCTAGAAGAGCTGCAAAGACAAAAGGAAGAGGCTATGCGAAGAAAGAAACAGCAAGAGGAGGAAGAACGGCTAAACCAGATTAAATTGTTGGGCAAGAACAAATCCCGTCCGAAATTGTCGTTTGCATTTGGCTCCAAGTGA
- the LOC133881457 gene encoding uncharacterized protein At1g10890 isoform X2 — protein sequence MRRKSRSISPRHRRSRSPPRRHKSRSPTPRNHKRQRSRSSSLSPIRKSSSSSLGSIERKNASEKLRIEEEEKKRRQQEAELKLIEEETTKRVEEAIRREVEVSMHSEEIKLEVQRRLEEGRKRLHDEVAAQLEKEKESAIIEARQKEERAWKEKEELERMLEENRRRIEEAQRREALEQQRREEERYRELEELQRQKEEAMRRKKQQEEEERLNQIKLLGKNKSRPKLSFAFGSK from the exons ATGAG ACGGAAAAGTCGTTCTATTTCCCCAAGACACCGCAGAAGTCGTTCACCTCCAAGACGTCATAAAAGTCGTTCTCCAACTCCAAGAAATCATAAGAGGCAAAGGAGTAGGAGTTCCTCCTTGTCTCCTATTCGTAAATCTTCAAGTTCAAGTCTTGGGTCAATAGAACGCAAAAATGCAAGTGAAAAATtgagaatagaagaagaagagaagaaaag GCGACAACAGGAAGCAGAATTGAAATTGATAGAAGAAGAGACTACGAAAAGAGTGGAAGAAGCAATTCGTAGGGAAGTCGAAGTGAGCATGCACTCTGAGGAGATTAAGCTGGAAGTACAGAGGCGGTTGGAGGAGGGACGGAAGAGACTTCATGATGAAGTTGCAGCTCAActtgagaaagaaaaggaatctGCTATTATTGAGGCAAGGCAAAAGGAG GAAAGGGCttggaaagagaaagaagagctGGAAAGGATGCTGGAGGAGAACCGGAGGAGGATAGAAGAAGCCCAGAGAAGGGAAGCTCTAGAGCAGCAGCGGCGAGAGGAGGAACGGTACCGGGAGCTAGAAGAGCTGCAAAGACAAAAGGAAGAGGCTATGCGAAGAAAGAAACAGCAAGAGGAGGAAGAACGGCTAAACCAGATTAAATTGTTGGGCAAGAACAAATCCCGTCCGAAATTGTCGTTTGCATTTGGCTCCAAGTGA